One Cryobacterium roopkundense genomic region harbors:
- a CDS encoding 4'-phosphopantetheinyl transferase family protein — MTTVRCWSNAGIVGALAPAGAVAMESTADDERPTGLAARRLPEETHLVGPEVSPNRLQSIRARDCARAALVTLGEPPVPIPRSRTGEPVWPTGIVGSLTHTAGYRAAIVARASHFAGLGIDAEPCRKVSPGVRNTFTSPSEQAHLARLPAHLPVTLALFCAKEAAFKAWFPCTRIWLGMQHAEARIGTDGSFTVTPRPRGIDATAHPEVAAKQWPAIHGRWRVSSGLLLAVAWIPNGAGSG, encoded by the coding sequence GTGACGACAGTGCGTTGCTGGTCGAATGCCGGGATCGTGGGGGCGTTGGCGCCGGCGGGTGCCGTCGCGATGGAGTCGACCGCTGACGATGAGCGGCCAACCGGGCTGGCAGCCCGGCGGCTGCCAGAGGAGACGCATCTCGTTGGCCCGGAGGTGTCGCCGAACCGACTGCAATCCATCCGGGCGCGGGACTGCGCTCGAGCGGCCCTGGTGACGTTGGGCGAACCGCCGGTGCCCATACCGCGTTCGCGCACCGGCGAACCCGTGTGGCCGACCGGAATCGTGGGCAGTTTGACGCACACGGCGGGATACCGGGCGGCGATCGTCGCGCGCGCGAGCCATTTTGCGGGCCTGGGGATCGACGCCGAGCCCTGTCGGAAGGTGTCGCCTGGAGTCAGAAACACGTTCACCTCTCCGTCCGAGCAAGCGCATCTGGCTCGGTTGCCGGCGCACCTTCCGGTGACGCTCGCACTGTTTTGCGCCAAGGAGGCAGCATTCAAGGCGTGGTTCCCGTGCACGCGCATCTGGCTCGGCATGCAGCACGCCGAGGCCAGGATCGGAACCGACGGTTCCTTCACCGTGACTCCACGGCCGCGTGGCATCGACGCGACTGCACACCCGGAGGTCGCCGCGAAGCAGTGGCCCGCGATCCACGGCAGATGGCGGGTGAGCAGCGGGTTGCTCCTCGCTGTCGCCTGGATTCCGAACGGTGCCGGATCCGGCTGA
- a CDS encoding anthrone oxygenase family protein, producing MAEFSVVILLLLATVTTALIAGLFFAFVCGVMPGLSGVDDRAFTSAMVSINTSIQNPLFALAFFGAFFFTGGALVIGIATGAGSVTATAVALACYVATLVITFAKNIPLNLRLEGAVPRGAADARRGFETSWAHWNGVRAVTATAAVASLGLALVSAT from the coding sequence ATGGCCGAGTTCTCCGTTGTTATTCTCCTCCTTCTCGCCACAGTCACAACGGCGCTCATCGCAGGCTTGTTCTTTGCATTTGTGTGCGGCGTCATGCCCGGGCTGTCCGGAGTAGACGACCGGGCATTTACGTCGGCGATGGTCTCGATCAACACGTCGATCCAGAATCCGCTTTTTGCCCTAGCCTTCTTCGGCGCCTTCTTCTTCACGGGAGGCGCCCTGGTGATCGGCATCGCAACCGGCGCGGGCAGCGTCACCGCGACGGCTGTCGCGTTGGCGTGTTACGTCGCCACGCTCGTCATCACCTTCGCGAAGAACATCCCCCTGAATCTTCGACTCGAAGGGGCTGTGCCTCGCGGCGCAGCGGATGCCCGCCGCGGGTTCGAGACGTCGTGGGCGCACTGGAACGGCGTCCGCGCGGTCACGGCGACGGCCGCCGTGGCAAGTCTGGGTCTCGCGCTGGTATCAGCCACGTGA
- a CDS encoding 3-oxoacyl-ACP reductase family protein, which produces MSGGERGSRRVSPVALVTGGSGGFGRALAIQLDALGFRVAVHYNSSEAAARETAELLTNKSVVVSGDIASWADSFRLHDEIVQALGPVDVLVNNGGVRHDSLMAMQDPEQWRSVIDTNLLGAFHISRLCLPSMLTQRWGRILNIVSPSALIATPGQTAYSASKAGLIGLTRTLAAECAARGVTVNALSPGFMITNMTEGLPDKVKDGIRAKCPMRRFGTTDEIARSVGFFVETDYMTGQVVSIDGGVSIT; this is translated from the coding sequence ATGAGCGGAGGGGAGCGGGGCTCTCGTCGAGTGAGCCCCGTCGCGCTTGTGACGGGCGGCTCCGGCGGATTCGGGCGTGCCCTCGCCATTCAGCTCGACGCGTTGGGTTTCCGCGTTGCGGTGCATTACAACTCGTCGGAGGCCGCAGCGCGCGAGACCGCCGAGCTGCTCACCAACAAATCGGTCGTCGTGAGCGGCGACATTGCGTCATGGGCGGATTCCTTCCGTCTGCACGACGAGATTGTGCAGGCCCTAGGCCCTGTCGACGTTCTCGTGAACAACGGCGGGGTGCGGCATGATTCGCTCATGGCCATGCAGGATCCGGAGCAGTGGCGTTCCGTGATCGACACGAATCTGTTGGGAGCTTTCCACATCAGCCGACTCTGTCTTCCCTCGATGCTCACACAGAGATGGGGACGCATCCTCAACATCGTGTCGCCGTCGGCATTGATCGCGACCCCGGGACAGACGGCGTATTCGGCATCGAAGGCCGGATTGATCGGACTGACCCGCACGCTCGCGGCGGAATGTGCCGCGCGCGGAGTCACGGTCAACGCGCTGTCCCCGGGTTTCATGATCACGAACATGACCGAGGGGCTGCCCGACAAGGTGAAGGACGGCATCCGTGCGAAATGCCCGATGCGGCGATTCGGCACGACCGACGAAATCGCACGATCGGTAGGCTTCTTCGTGGAGACGGATTACATGACGGGTCAGGTCGTGAGCATCGACGGCGGTGTGTCAATCACCTGA
- a CDS encoding 3-oxoacyl-ACP synthase III family protein produces the protein MSTFQIAGWGSALPEKVVTSAELAVKFGVDEDWIVSRCGIRERRWVEAGQTTASLATDAGRAALDRAGLSGADVAHLIVATATPEQPSPATSAFVHHELGIAGSAHDVNAECAGFVYALIMAAALMRMDPRPILIIGSDTHSLTTNPEDRDLGILVGDGAGAVVLTPGVDEWLLGWDMGADGSRTNSLKVLAGGSRLPTSEQTVRDGLHYAQINGNEIYLNAVRLTIGTVRRTLSSAGVDVADIDVVIPHQANIRIIKSIAEHTGMVQEQLFTNLDRYGNTASASIPIALTEAIESGRVTEGDVVLLAGFGAGMTWASMLLRWGGTKVAA, from the coding sequence ATGTCGACGTTTCAGATCGCGGGCTGGGGATCGGCCTTGCCGGAGAAGGTTGTGACGAGCGCCGAACTGGCCGTCAAGTTCGGGGTGGACGAGGACTGGATCGTGAGCCGCTGCGGAATTCGGGAACGGCGCTGGGTGGAAGCGGGTCAGACCACCGCTTCGCTGGCGACCGATGCCGGGCGGGCCGCCCTGGATCGGGCAGGCCTCAGCGGTGCTGATGTGGCTCACTTGATCGTCGCCACGGCGACTCCGGAGCAACCTTCCCCGGCCACGTCTGCTTTTGTTCATCACGAACTGGGGATCGCGGGAAGCGCGCACGACGTGAATGCCGAGTGCGCGGGATTCGTCTACGCGCTCATCATGGCCGCGGCGCTGATGCGGATGGATCCGCGGCCTATCTTGATCATCGGCAGTGACACGCATTCGCTGACCACGAACCCGGAGGACCGGGATCTCGGTATCCTGGTGGGCGATGGCGCGGGAGCCGTGGTGCTGACCCCCGGGGTGGACGAGTGGCTCCTGGGCTGGGACATGGGCGCCGATGGCAGCCGCACCAACAGTCTCAAGGTGCTGGCGGGAGGAAGCCGGCTGCCGACCAGCGAGCAGACCGTGCGCGATGGTCTGCACTACGCGCAGATCAACGGAAATGAGATCTATCTCAACGCCGTGCGCCTCACCATCGGCACTGTTCGGCGCACCTTGAGTTCCGCCGGTGTGGATGTTGCCGACATTGATGTCGTCATCCCGCACCAGGCGAACATTCGCATCATCAAGTCCATTGCTGAGCACACCGGCATGGTGCAGGAGCAACTGTTCACCAATCTCGACCGCTACGGCAACACGGCGTCGGCCTCGATTCCAATCGCTCTCACCGAGGCGATCGAATCAGGCCGGGTGACCGAGGGCGATGTCGTGCTTCTTGCGGGGTTCGGCGCCGGCATGACCTGGGCGTCGATGTTGTTGCGCTGGGGCGGAACGAAGGTGGCCGCATGA
- a CDS encoding flavin-containing monooxygenase produces the protein MAQQSLHRPIDPELDAPASSPDSRRTPHTRVAIIGAGFSGLGTAIRLAQKGEDDFVVFERADEVGGTWRDNIYPGAGCDVMSLLYSFSFAPYTGWKSTFGKRDEIFGYLLRAAEQFDVRRRIRFGHALERARWDDSRKLWRIQTSQGEWTADVLVLGTGYLSEASLPDLPGIAGFEGQIMHSSRWDPSIDLAGKRVGIVGTGASAIQIIPSIQPLVGSLTIYQRTPAWVAPKPDKTIGAGEVWLRRNAPGYQRFRRNFNKYGREIVVALLSKPELMKKTLQGSALSNLHAVIPEGPLRAALTPDYVAGCKRVLFSNGYYPAIASDNVSVVTTGVTALDGTRVIAGDDDREIDVLVFATGFHTAERPVARLIEDADGRTLAEHWQNGPAAYLGTTVAGFPNLFLMLGPNTALGHSAQTVMIEAQIGYLLSALAVMNKRSVASVEVRRDVQDSFDATVRERFAGTVWQDGGCASWYADASGRNSSIWPSTTTRYSRLTHHFDPSEYRLTTVSARARDLTMESPAR, from the coding sequence GTGGCACAGCAATCACTGCACCGGCCGATTGACCCGGAGCTGGACGCACCGGCGTCCAGCCCGGACTCGCGGCGTACGCCGCACACGCGGGTGGCGATCATCGGGGCGGGCTTCTCAGGACTCGGCACCGCCATTCGGCTGGCGCAGAAGGGCGAAGACGATTTCGTCGTTTTCGAGCGAGCCGATGAAGTCGGTGGCACCTGGCGGGACAACATCTACCCGGGGGCCGGGTGCGATGTCATGTCGCTGCTCTATTCGTTTTCGTTCGCGCCGTACACCGGGTGGAAGTCGACATTTGGAAAGCGGGACGAGATCTTCGGGTATCTGCTGCGCGCCGCCGAGCAGTTCGACGTGCGTCGCCGCATCCGTTTCGGCCATGCCCTGGAACGCGCCCGATGGGACGACAGCCGCAAACTGTGGCGAATTCAGACCTCGCAGGGTGAGTGGACGGCTGACGTGCTGGTACTCGGCACCGGTTACCTCAGCGAGGCGTCCCTGCCGGACCTGCCCGGCATTGCGGGCTTCGAGGGCCAGATCATGCATTCGTCTCGGTGGGATCCGTCGATTGACCTCGCGGGCAAGCGCGTGGGAATCGTGGGTACCGGCGCATCCGCCATCCAAATCATTCCGAGTATCCAACCGCTCGTCGGCAGTCTGACGATCTACCAACGCACCCCGGCGTGGGTCGCTCCCAAACCCGACAAGACAATTGGCGCCGGAGAAGTGTGGCTTCGCCGGAACGCACCCGGGTACCAGAGATTCCGGCGGAATTTCAACAAGTACGGTCGAGAAATTGTCGTCGCCCTGCTGTCGAAACCCGAACTGATGAAGAAGACCCTGCAAGGCTCGGCGCTCTCGAACCTGCATGCCGTGATCCCGGAAGGGCCGTTGCGCGCCGCTCTCACGCCCGACTACGTGGCCGGCTGCAAGAGAGTGCTGTTCTCCAACGGGTATTACCCGGCAATCGCGAGCGACAACGTGAGCGTGGTCACCACGGGCGTCACGGCCCTCGACGGAACACGGGTCATCGCGGGCGACGACGACCGCGAGATTGATGTGCTCGTCTTTGCCACAGGCTTCCACACAGCGGAGCGACCTGTCGCCCGGCTCATCGAAGATGCCGACGGCCGCACTCTCGCGGAGCACTGGCAGAACGGGCCCGCCGCCTATCTCGGCACGACAGTGGCAGGCTTCCCCAATCTGTTTCTGATGCTTGGACCGAACACGGCGCTCGGGCATTCCGCGCAAACGGTGATGATCGAGGCGCAGATCGGCTACCTGCTGTCAGCGCTCGCCGTGATGAACAAACGCTCCGTCGCCTCTGTTGAGGTGCGACGCGACGTGCAGGACAGCTTCGATGCCACCGTTCGCGAGCGGTTCGCCGGAACGGTCTGGCAAGACGGCGGCTGCGCCAGTTGGTACGCCGACGCCTCCGGTCGCAACTCGTCAATTTGGCCCTCGACAACCACCCGCTACAGCCGCCTCACGCACCATTTCGACCCCTCCGAGTATCGCCTGACCACCGTCTCTGCGCGAGCACGAGACCTCACCATGGAAAGTCCAGCCCGATGA
- a CDS encoding FAD-binding protein — translation MKSHNPAQATDLTPNAEASAAEPTPTGTLSRRSVLLAGGVAIVGWSLASGWVTGDTAHAGPRHSRVPRLDGTLEKSALGDFDHDFGGFIAATPWAVLRPGSTEDIATMIRFARDNRLAIAVNGQSGEDGLLESHSSYGQALTEGGIQIDARSFSSIHSIDATRAVVGAGATWAEVVTAALAIGSTVSTLPDYLKLSVGGTISVGGIGGNVQRVGLSADIVRSMEIVTGKGDTVRASAHQNADLFQAALAGGGQVGIITKVELELVPAESTATIRMFYYDDLTRFVDDQKLIMASRRFDHHSGSIIRNADDSGWRFAIELGSYHSTAEAPNVDDIVLQLGDVASDRASFALPYRDWAFRLEPLVPDLLAGGYWGQRKPWVSLLIPSDQVEAFLADVLPGLRARDLGAGFCLLSPLDPSTITAPLFKVPAGPDGVAFFFDLLAFPDPAEPAAEIAMMLERNRTMFDRVVALGGKRYIIGAVPRMTVGDWQTHFGSETYTKLKQLKRRYDPDGVLTPGQGFFR, via the coding sequence ATGAAGAGTCATAACCCCGCACAGGCCACTGATCTCACCCCGAACGCCGAAGCATCCGCTGCCGAACCGACGCCCACCGGCACGCTGTCCCGCCGTTCCGTGCTGCTGGCCGGGGGCGTTGCCATCGTGGGCTGGAGTCTGGCCTCCGGCTGGGTCACGGGCGACACAGCGCACGCCGGTCCGCGGCATTCCCGCGTACCCCGGCTGGACGGCACACTTGAGAAGTCCGCTCTCGGAGACTTCGATCACGACTTTGGCGGCTTCATCGCGGCCACGCCCTGGGCAGTCTTGCGCCCGGGTTCCACTGAGGATATCGCCACGATGATCAGATTCGCCCGCGACAACCGCCTCGCGATCGCTGTGAACGGGCAGAGCGGCGAAGATGGGCTGCTCGAATCCCACTCGAGCTACGGCCAGGCGCTGACGGAGGGCGGTATTCAGATCGATGCCCGGTCGTTCTCCTCGATCCATTCCATTGACGCGACGCGAGCGGTGGTCGGTGCGGGTGCAACCTGGGCCGAGGTCGTGACGGCAGCCCTGGCCATCGGCTCCACGGTGTCCACCCTTCCCGACTACCTCAAGCTCTCGGTCGGCGGCACGATCTCCGTCGGTGGCATCGGCGGGAACGTGCAGAGGGTGGGGCTCTCGGCCGACATCGTGCGGTCCATGGAAATTGTCACCGGAAAGGGCGACACTGTCAGGGCCTCGGCGCATCAAAATGCGGACCTCTTCCAGGCCGCACTCGCCGGAGGCGGCCAGGTCGGCATCATCACCAAGGTCGAGCTCGAACTCGTGCCGGCAGAGTCGACCGCGACGATTCGCATGTTCTACTACGACGATCTCACCCGATTCGTCGACGACCAGAAGCTCATCATGGCGTCGCGGCGCTTCGACCACCATTCCGGCTCCATCATCCGCAACGCTGACGACTCCGGCTGGCGCTTTGCGATCGAGCTGGGCAGCTACCATTCCACTGCGGAGGCCCCGAACGTCGACGACATCGTCCTTCAGCTGGGAGATGTGGCCAGTGACCGCGCGAGCTTCGCGCTTCCCTATCGAGACTGGGCATTCCGCCTCGAACCGCTGGTGCCCGACCTCCTCGCCGGAGGCTATTGGGGACAACGCAAGCCGTGGGTGAGCCTGTTGATTCCGAGCGACCAGGTGGAGGCGTTTCTGGCCGATGTGCTGCCCGGTTTGCGGGCGAGGGATCTCGGGGCGGGCTTCTGCCTCCTGTCGCCTCTCGACCCTTCCACCATCACGGCGCCGCTGTTCAAGGTGCCGGCCGGGCCCGACGGAGTCGCGTTCTTTTTCGACCTGCTCGCGTTTCCCGACCCGGCAGAGCCCGCTGCTGAAATCGCCATGATGCTGGAGCGCAATCGAACCATGTTCGATCGGGTCGTGGCCCTCGGCGGCAAGCGGTACATCATCGGTGCGGTGCCGCGCATGACCGTGGGCGATTGGCAAACGCATTTCGGCTCCGAGACCTACACGAAGCTCAAGCAGTTGAAGAGACGGTACGACCCTGACGGAGTGCTCACGCCCGGCCAGGGCTTCTTCCGATGA
- a CDS encoding alpha/beta fold hydrolase yields MSAPHYSVRDEVELEAPPAQVWAQLLAELSGAAQWWLPNNTFVPLAAGLDRIGSSVRVEVRPNGRTSRGPVLSFVATTRESVTNRTLAMHFVSGCFRGEWTFDLEPLAGGRATKLALTMEAEPQGWVRTLARLTDVGEQHSQGVRVAFERLAAVFSGSEVANPARDTAALPSEIDTVRSDSFVVAQDGASVHVTRIAPHNPTTAVHAVLLHGWGSDAQLWADTAAELIAEGVPVVCPDFRGHGATAISGAVLSLDLLAGDIEIVIDSLGQTDFVLVGHSGGGLVALEIAARRPAGLRGLVLASSAARQDQISLVERWVIGSSLLGWALRSARGAEFILSRTMGPGRTFPGRLSVARAFAATAAPVRSAYFAASSAADLRHRLPAIDVPVAVLGGSEDKTLPPRDVRATARELGLVGPIELLGRGHALPVEAPRELAAAILAIMRSAA; encoded by the coding sequence ATGAGCGCACCGCACTACTCGGTTCGGGACGAGGTTGAGCTGGAGGCTCCTCCCGCCCAGGTGTGGGCCCAGCTCCTCGCCGAACTCTCGGGCGCGGCACAGTGGTGGCTACCCAACAACACGTTCGTGCCGCTGGCGGCCGGCCTCGACCGAATCGGTTCCAGCGTACGCGTGGAGGTGCGCCCGAACGGTCGAACCTCGCGGGGCCCGGTGCTCAGCTTCGTCGCGACGACTCGGGAATCGGTGACGAACCGCACACTCGCAATGCACTTCGTGAGCGGATGCTTTCGCGGCGAGTGGACTTTCGACCTGGAGCCGCTCGCAGGAGGGCGGGCCACCAAATTGGCACTCACGATGGAAGCCGAACCGCAAGGATGGGTGCGCACACTGGCCCGGCTCACCGACGTGGGAGAGCAGCATTCGCAGGGCGTGCGCGTGGCCTTTGAGCGACTGGCGGCCGTGTTCTCCGGATCGGAGGTCGCGAATCCGGCCCGAGACACCGCGGCGCTTCCGTCGGAGATCGACACTGTGCGGAGTGATTCCTTCGTCGTTGCTCAAGACGGAGCATCCGTTCATGTAACCCGCATCGCGCCACACAACCCCACGACGGCCGTTCATGCCGTGCTCCTGCACGGTTGGGGTTCTGACGCCCAGCTCTGGGCTGATACCGCCGCCGAACTCATCGCGGAGGGAGTGCCGGTGGTGTGCCCGGACTTCCGCGGTCACGGTGCGACGGCGATCAGCGGAGCAGTGCTCAGCCTGGACCTTCTGGCCGGCGACATAGAAATCGTCATCGATTCACTCGGGCAGACCGATTTCGTGCTGGTCGGCCACTCGGGCGGCGGCCTGGTCGCCCTCGAGATAGCCGCCCGGCGGCCGGCAGGGCTCCGTGGCCTCGTACTCGCCTCGTCAGCGGCCAGACAGGACCAGATTTCTCTCGTGGAGCGTTGGGTCATCGGCAGCAGCCTCCTCGGCTGGGCGCTGAGGTCCGCGCGCGGCGCTGAATTCATCCTCTCCCGCACGATGGGCCCCGGCCGCACGTTTCCGGGTCGCCTCTCGGTTGCGCGTGCCTTTGCGGCTACCGCCGCCCCCGTGAGATCGGCATACTTCGCCGCGTCCAGCGCTGCCGACCTTCGGCATCGCTTACCGGCAATCGACGTGCCCGTCGCCGTTTTGGGGGGCAGTGAAGACAAGACGTTGCCCCCTCGGGACGTTCGTGCCACAGCACGCGAGCTGGGCCTCGTGGGGCCCATTGAGCTGTTGGGCCGAGGGCATGCGCTGCCGGTCGAAGCGCCCAGAGAACTGGCCGCTGCCATCCTGGCCATCATGCGTTCCGCCGCCTGA
- a CDS encoding NAD(P)H-binding protein has translation MLVIGGTGKTGRRVVERLRDQGIDVRVGSRTATPPFDWEDRTTWAAAVHGMKAAYVTYYPDLAFPGVSDLIADFSQVAVDAGVERLVLLSGRGEEGALASERALQAAGAQWTIVRCNWFNQNFNESFFLEPVREGVISIPAGEAVEPFVDAEDIADVVVAALTEDGHNGATYELSGPRLLSFHDVAQELSAATGRSIVYEPVTPDEYGAILEKEGLSQDFVELFTVILDGRNASLTDGVERAIGRPPRDFRVYAEAAAATGVWA, from the coding sequence ATGCTAGTTATCGGTGGAACGGGAAAAACCGGTCGTCGAGTCGTCGAACGGCTGCGCGATCAAGGAATCGACGTGCGCGTCGGCTCTCGCACGGCAACTCCCCCCTTCGACTGGGAGGACAGAACTACCTGGGCGGCCGCAGTTCACGGCATGAAAGCCGCCTACGTGACGTACTACCCCGATCTTGCCTTTCCGGGCGTTTCCGACCTGATCGCGGATTTCTCCCAGGTCGCCGTTGACGCCGGGGTCGAGAGGCTCGTGCTGCTGTCGGGCCGCGGCGAAGAAGGAGCCTTGGCGAGCGAGCGCGCCCTGCAGGCTGCCGGCGCGCAGTGGACCATCGTGCGCTGCAACTGGTTCAACCAGAATTTCAATGAGAGCTTCTTCCTCGAGCCCGTGCGCGAGGGAGTCATCAGTATCCCCGCCGGTGAGGCTGTGGAGCCCTTCGTCGATGCTGAGGATATCGCCGACGTCGTCGTGGCTGCACTCACCGAAGACGGCCACAACGGCGCAACCTACGAGCTCTCCGGCCCGCGCCTGCTGAGTTTTCACGACGTCGCTCAGGAACTGAGTGCGGCGACCGGGCGGTCGATCGTGTACGAGCCCGTGACCCCCGATGAATACGGCGCCATTCTGGAGAAGGAGGGACTGTCGCAAGACTTCGTGGAACTTTTCACGGTGATCCTCGACGGCCGCAACGCCAGCCTCACCGACGGAGTCGAGCGAGCGATCGGCCGCCCGCCCCGCGATTTCCGGGTGTACGCCGAGGCGGCCGCCGCCACGGGCGTCTGGGCCTAG